A genomic segment from Maniola hyperantus chromosome 4, iAphHyp1.2, whole genome shotgun sequence encodes:
- the LOC117997232 gene encoding centrosomal protein 43-like has protein sequence MAQAEDTELRDLVIDALEKNGSLAKIRALLRANIFLAFEDECENLKKNDTLDKVLQLPEGKFCLSIIHEFLEFCNLRNTLFVYKSETRQGKEYHYESVNTIADKLNISKFDREKEPVLLTLVKNCMKPGSKPNFSQSEKHSIIRRHCRGKTNYKDEHNSTYIVNEDSSTNTSHTQSDNSSDEKNKLDLRLTLDNSDTDTSSDSTRGQTRSEYIPNKHINAMSSKTNEIKNVSEQSHQEMQSNYNYITKTKEISNNCLRDLKITNNSSTDSTSYVELKPFNMLDTVLLNTPGLPLDEIKHDSKQPSPHNSNSTASKIESLSQNHTLNSNSESKKDNISHQDSKASIKNFSEKSGKYDVEATEYSYDFTSPPLSDRKDASDKPSPRSGQQNLLANKSNNTSVESNQQNSLSSRSSISLSDVADLISDRSSKKRSPSNISNQHRLTSEKSNRSPIKDHVKMLSDDSGDFSESPIPSLSNLSLDIHSD, from the coding sequence ATGGCACAAGCTGAAGATACTGAACTTCGTGATTTAGTTATAGACGCTTTGGAAAAAAATGGTTCCCTTGCAAAAATTCGTGCTTTGTTACGGGCAAACATTTTCTTGGCTTTCGAAGACGAATGTGAAAACTTGAAGAAGAATGATACGTTAGATAAAGTATTACAATTACCAGAAGGTAAGTTTTGTCTTTCAATAATACACGAATTTTTAGAATTCTGCAATCTTAGAAACACATTGTTTGTGTACAAGTCTGAAACCAGACAAGGAAAGGAATACCACTATGAAAGTGTAAACACGATCGCAGATAAACTCAATATATCAAAATTTGACAGAGAAAAAGAACCTGTCTTATTAACATTGGTGAAAAACTGTATGAAACCAGGTTCAAAACCAAATTTCAGTCAGAGTGAGAAACATAGTATCATCCGGCGTCACTGTAGAGGTAAGACTAATTATAAAGATGAACATAATTCTACTTATATTGTAAACGAGGACTCAAGCACAAATACCAGTCATACACAGTCAGACAACTCTTCAGATGAAAAGAATAAACTGGACTTAAGATTGACATTGGATAATTCAGACACAGATACATCTAGTGACTCAACGAGAGGTCAGACTCGTTCAGAATATATCCCAAATAAGCACATTAATGCAATGAGTAGTAAAactaatgaaattaaaaatgtatcAGAACAATCTCACCAAGAAATGCAAAGTAATTACAATTATATAACAAAAACCAAAGAAATAAGTAACAACTGTCTTCGTGATTTAAAGATAACTAATAACAGCAGTACGGATTCAACTTCTTACGTTGAACTGAAGCCTTTTAATATGTTGGATACTGTCCTTCTTAATACTCCAGGTTTGCCACTTGATGAAATCAAACATGATTCAAAACAGCCATCTCCACATAATTCAAACTCTACAGCCTCCAAAATTGAGTCATTATCCCAAAACCACACATTAAATAGTAATTCTGAATCAAAAAAAGACAATATAAGTCATCAAGATTCGAAAGCAAGCATAAAGAATTTTTCTGAAAAATCTGGAAAATATGATGTTGAAGCTACTGAATATAGTTATGATTTTACATCACCTCCCCTTTCAGATAGAAAAGATGCTTCAGATAAACCGAGTCCAAGATCAGGCCAGCAGAATTTACTTGCtaataaatcaaataatacatcagttgaaagtaatcaacagaaTTCACTCAGCTCTCGGAGTTCTATTTCACTATCTGATGTTGCAGATTTAATTAGTGACAGGAGTAGCAAAAAACGTAGTCCAAGTAATATCTCAAATCAACATAGACTTACAAGTGAAAAGTCAAATAGAAGTCCCATTAAAGATCATGTTAAAATGCTAAGTGATGATTCTGGTGATTTTTCTGAATCACCTATTCCATCTCTTTCTAATCTTAGTCTTGATATACATAGTGACTGA